A genomic region of Verrucomicrobiia bacterium contains the following coding sequences:
- a CDS encoding RsmE family RNA methyltransferase, whose translation MHRFYVPPDQSQGEMFSLPEREAHHASSVLRVRSGELVTVLDGTGTALRCRVETVRKKHVDVAVIERVRNDPPPFSITLLQALPKGKIIESIIQKATELGVQRIVPLITERVATRLDDDASETKAGKWQHVAVEAIKQCGAPWLPKVEPPVTPIEFIRRAEKFDLPLIASLQPGSRHPREYFDGFMARHHHRPKSVCVWIGPEGDLTPEEVRIIEEAGARPITLGQLVLRVETAAVYCLSILNYELGAPGTEPGA comes from the coding sequence ATGCATCGCTTTTACGTTCCACCCGATCAATCCCAAGGCGAGATGTTTTCCCTCCCGGAGCGGGAGGCACATCACGCCAGCTCCGTGCTGCGGGTTCGCTCAGGCGAACTCGTCACGGTGTTGGATGGCACAGGAACCGCGCTGCGCTGCCGTGTCGAGACCGTGCGGAAGAAACACGTGGATGTCGCGGTTATCGAACGGGTTCGAAACGATCCGCCGCCCTTTTCCATCACCCTTCTTCAGGCGCTGCCCAAGGGCAAGATCATCGAAAGCATTATCCAAAAGGCCACGGAACTTGGCGTCCAACGAATCGTGCCTTTGATCACAGAACGCGTGGCGACGCGCCTCGACGATGATGCGTCAGAAACCAAGGCCGGCAAATGGCAGCACGTGGCGGTGGAAGCCATAAAGCAGTGCGGCGCGCCCTGGTTGCCGAAGGTTGAACCACCCGTGACACCGATCGAATTCATTCGGCGCGCGGAGAAGTTTGATTTGCCGCTGATCGCGTCGCTCCAGCCAGGCAGCCGTCATCCGCGCGAGTATTTCGACGGCTTCATGGCCCGGCACCACCACAGGCCAAAATCCGTGTGTGTCTGGATTGGTCCCGAAGGGGATCTCACGCCCGAGGAAGTTCGGATCATCGAGGAAGCGGGCGCGCGGCCGATTACACTGGGCCAGCTTGTGCTCCGCGTGGAAACCGCGGCAGTCTACTGCCTTTCAATTTTGAACTACGAACTGGGCGCGCCCGGGACAGAACCGGGCGCCTGA